The DNA window TTATTCCACAAAATATTAGCTTAGACTCTGCATCTGTTGGCGATACGGTTAGCTATAAAGTCTTGAATAAAAATAGTGTTGAACATGCTTCATTCTCCCTCGTAATCACAGACGAAAACAAGAATGATTGGGATCGTTTATTGGCTTCAAACGTGAATGGTTGGTATGAATCGACTAACGATGGCAACGTGTTTATTGGCCGTTGGCACGATGAAATGAATCATTATATGTATTTCAAAAATGATTTACATAGCAACTATTTTAATTCGAAAGATTCTCGAGCATCTGGTGAGTTTTCGATAACGACAGAAGATATTGGTATTGATGCGGTCATATTACCTAAGGTGTTAAAAAATCTTGATGGAGCGAGTGTTGAACACGGTGATTATGTTGTGTTGACACACGCTAAAAGTGAAGGTGATACGACTAACGTAGAGTGGTTACAAACCAGTGGTCTACCCGTTCATATGAATATCGGTTCGAATAATGAACTTATTATTAAAACCGCTGATTTACCTAATAGACGTGAGGAGTTTACGTTTAAATTACTGCTCAGTAACAGTAGTGTGACGGATGCAGATGTATATTCTTTTGTGATGGAGCCATCTAAAATAACAGAACCGACAGAACCGACAGAACCAACGGAACCAGATAGTAATACGTGGAGTGCAAGCCAAACCTATACTGCTAAAGAGGTTGTTATCTACGACGGTAAGTCATGGACGGCTCAATGGTGGACTTCTAATGAGGAACCTGGCACGACTGGCCAATGGGGTGTTTGGCGTTAAGCTAAATATACTAAGCCTCATTGTGATGTTTTGATGACATAACGGTGAGGCTTTTTGTTTATATTTCCTATCCTCAATCCTTTATCATGCTCATACCCTATGAACTTAATCTACTCAATTATATATAGTGATTTGAGAATTATGAAAATTTAATAGGTGATTTTTATTGTGCATATAGAATGTATTTTATACATACATATGAAAAAGCATATACATTGTAATGCTCGTGTCACATGAATAATATTAATTTATATATGGCTAGGCGAATATCTTTAATAATGCTCTTTTAATAGTAATAAATTAGGATTATTTTAGTGATACACAGAATATATTTATTGTTCATTCTTATTGGCTTCCCTAGCATCGTATATTCGAGTACGGATATTTATTTTGAACGTTTCAAACCCAAAGCATGTACGCATGAACAAAAAAATGGTGATTTAGTATTTAACATAGATAACAATCGAATTGATCTTTCTGATGCTGCGTTAACGTGCACGAAAGAAGTCGTAAATAATAAATGGTTTTACCACATTGAATATGATGGCTATGATTTTAATTATGATGATATCAATGACAAACTAGATCTTACGGTCAAAGTCCAAGCATTCATGGATTCCACAGTAGCCTACACTAAGACTGATAATGATTCTTTTGTAAAACTAGGTAAACGCTCAATAGTTAATGATATTAATAATAATTGGAGTGTGGGTAATCATGTTATTAAAAATCAAGAGTCTCTACAATTTTCTATTATAGACGCTAAATTATCTTTAAATGATTATTATGTAAATGATAATAGATTCATAAAGGCTAAGTTGGTTGAACCTGATGCCGGTTATGAGCATAAATATATAATTGGAACAGGAAGTAATTTAGTCAGTGGTGAGTTTAGAAAACCACGAAAAACGATTAAACTTGATTCTAAATTAGCAACAATCACTGGTGCGGGAAGCTCATCAATTAAAAAAGATTTTGCAATTCATAATATAAATTTTAAATTAACAATTATGTCTCGAAATGAAGAGATTATAGATTCTAATTTATCTGATTATTCTTCATATCCATCTGGCTCTACATTCAGTAAAGCATATCCTGAGCAAGATCGTGAATCGACGCATTATCCATCATTTTCTTGGGATCATATACCACGCTGGTTGGCGGTAAGAAAAGCAACGTCATTTACTAATGAAGAGGTTTTGTCTATTAGTAATTACGATATAGTCATGCTTGAAAAAAGTAATCACCAAGGATTAAAGACTGTTGATGCTGGCATATTAGATGCGGCGACGCGATTGAAGCAGATAAATGAAAATTTAACAACACTATTTTATTTTAATGCGAGGGTTCATTATACCGGTTATAGCTTTGATCAGGAATTCGAAGATAATAAATGGGATTGGAGTAAAAAAGTAACTGATAATAATAACGTAGAATCAATTTTCATGTTTAAAGATCGTTATTATTATCATGAATTTACATCTCCAGGGATGAGAGCATGG is part of the Moritella viscosa genome and encodes:
- a CDS encoding membrane protein (No significant database matches) codes for the protein MIHRIYLLFILIGFPSIVYSSTDIYFERFKPKACTHEQKNGDLVFNIDNNRIDLSDAALTCTKEVVNNKWFYHIEYDGYDFNYDDINDKLDLTVKVQAFMDSTVAYTKTDNDSFVKLGKRSIVNDINNNWSVGNHVIKNQESLQFSIIDAKLSLNDYYVNDNRFIKAKLVEPDAGYEHKYIIGTGSNLVSGEFRKPRKTIKLDSKLATITGAGSSSIKKDFAIHNINFKLTIMSRNEEIIDSNLSDYSSYPSGSTFSKAYPEQDRESTHYPSFSWDHIPRWLAVRKATSFTNEEVLSISNYDIVMLEKSNHQGLKTVDAGILDAATRLKQINENLTTLFYFNARVHYTGYSFDQEFEDNKWDWSKKVTDNNNVESIFMFKDRYYYHEFTSPGMRAWWAKSVLDTVSHPQIDGLFIDAIAKTPKEDLNNPLFVNGKPNTDFALLVDDVAKNLPGDKLFIGNTLRAETNNGSRSHLKYQDGSYLERWTIPMKGTSPKMSSADAISLSIQLMREASSKGKVIMLQSSPVTDDPIPNSLVEKKAYLAKHVDFPLAVFLIAAGENSFFSYQLGVSADEKVQDIWNSDYIPQLNRPLGQPLTEPKQTGFIYERKFEFVDVWVDVEKKIARLTWK
- a CDS encoding chitin-binding protein, producing the protein MLRKAALTVATLSIYSALFSAQALAHGWSEYPVARQKICSDQGGIWSGTPPNAACAQAKDISGPYPFVQKNEYSININDFNNIQAVKNAIPDGTLCYANDPQKKGMGAAHSGWNRTKVQAGTFQYVFKATAQHNPSFWQFYLTKPNADLSKPLAWDDLELIQEEGNISAVGGKYHTNVTIPTDRVGDAVLFVRWQRIDAAGEGFYNCSDITIVNNDVTPPPVDPDPEPTSPYLVQGSTFIPQNISLDSASVGDTVSYKVLNKNSVEHASFSLVITDENKNDWDRLLASNVNGWYESTNDGNVFIGRWHDEMNHYMYFKNDLHSNYFNSKDSRASGEFSITTEDIGIDAVILPKVLKNLDGASVEHGDYVVLTHAKSEGDTTNVEWLQTSGLPVHMNIGSNNELIIKTADLPNRREEFTFKLLLSNSSVTDADVYSFVMEPSKITEPTEPTEPTEPDSNTWSASQTYTAKEVVIYDGKSWTAQWWTSNEEPGTTGQWGVWR